The following are encoded in a window of Armatimonas rosea genomic DNA:
- a CDS encoding FixH family protein — MLTTHRLALGTLALVALLSAPRPTLAQVAPAPAGLQKTLGKYSLTLRVPAEGIFAGEQLDIEFRLLDTSKLDPVSGATGVTRVQAKAIVTMPEMAGMPAQSPKIHTEGVPGDYGLECYFPHGGQYQIALSLTIPGESKPLTARFLVDVQDAEARQGKKPAPKPYFVELKSVGSAEAGKPVELRFTIRDTKTKAVVKDFDIAHTKVFHLLLASRDLSWFAHEHPEAQPDGTFTISQVFPSGGEYRVYADVAPRGAGSQILGTSLKVSGAAPKPVALVPSATKNTVDGITASFSATNPIPVGRSTSLAFLLTDASSGQPVTDLEPYLGAFGHLMIIHQDGQTVVHSHPAEDEAGLAQSRKGNVLFNARFPKPGLYKAWGQFQRAGKVVTIPFVLKIGGAK; from the coding sequence ATGTTAACCACACACCGTCTAGCCCTTGGTACCCTTGCTCTGGTCGCCCTTCTCAGCGCGCCACGCCCCACTCTCGCGCAGGTAGCCCCGGCACCGGCTGGCCTCCAGAAAACCCTGGGGAAGTACAGCCTTACCCTGCGTGTCCCCGCAGAGGGAATCTTTGCCGGGGAGCAGCTCGATATCGAGTTCCGCCTGCTAGATACAAGCAAGCTCGACCCCGTCTCCGGTGCCACCGGGGTCACGCGGGTACAGGCCAAGGCCATCGTCACCATGCCCGAGATGGCCGGCATGCCCGCCCAGAGCCCCAAGATCCACACCGAAGGGGTCCCCGGCGACTACGGCCTGGAGTGCTACTTCCCCCACGGCGGGCAGTACCAGATCGCGCTGAGCCTCACGATCCCCGGCGAGAGCAAGCCCCTCACGGCGCGCTTCCTGGTCGATGTCCAGGACGCCGAGGCGCGCCAGGGAAAGAAGCCCGCTCCCAAGCCGTACTTTGTGGAGCTCAAGAGTGTCGGCAGCGCCGAGGCAGGCAAGCCGGTGGAGCTGCGCTTCACGATCCGAGACACCAAGACCAAGGCGGTGGTAAAAGACTTCGATATCGCCCACACCAAGGTCTTCCACCTGCTCCTGGCAAGCCGCGACCTCTCCTGGTTCGCCCACGAGCACCCCGAGGCCCAGCCCGACGGCACCTTCACGATCTCCCAGGTCTTTCCCAGCGGCGGCGAGTACCGAGTCTACGCCGATGTGGCCCCGCGCGGTGCGGGCTCGCAGATCCTGGGGACGAGCCTCAAGGTCAGCGGTGCGGCTCCTAAGCCGGTCGCGCTGGTCCCCTCGGCGACAAAAAACACCGTGGACGGCATCACCGCAAGCTTCAGCGCGACAAACCCCATTCCCGTGGGCCGCAGCACCAGCCTTGCCTTCCTGCTCACCGATGCCAGCTCGGGTCAGCCCGTCACCGATCTGGAGCCGTATCTGGGGGCCTTTGGGCACCTGATGATCATCCACCAGGACGGCCAGACCGTGGTCCATAGCCACCCCGCCGAGGACGAGGCCGGCCTTGCGCAGTCGCGCAAGGGCAATGTTCTCTTCAACGCCCGCTTCCCCAAGCCGGGGCTCTACAAGGCCTGGGGGCAGTTCCAGCGCGCAGGTAAGGTCGTCACGATTCCCTTTGTCCTGAAGATCGGCGGTGCCAAGTGA
- a CDS encoding four-carbon acid sugar kinase family protein, producing MRQTILLDDDPTGTQTVAGVTVLTEWSVETLARELERGSAGFFVLTNSRALPTAAAYALYEELGHNLKAASAQTQTPVRVLARGDSTLRGHFPAETDALDQALGPHELTLIVPYFEEGERRTRDDVHYVGDTPAAQTPFAQDAVFGFRSSNLREWVAEKTAGRVPAGSVASLSQATLEIGATATAEFLAALLPRSYCIVNANQPAHVHTLAEAVGLLEARGKRVLARTAASFGAACLGQASAPLATLSERDTGPGGLIIVGSHVPKTTEQLAYLQAHANFEEYHLSSPKGKEGEPEDGGERVGDEVMRLSAALAAGRDVLIYTPRTVVSGDLATSAAFSRRLVELVKSLTVRPRWVLAKGGITSSDIATRALGVKRAEVVGPILPGVPLWRLGDESRWPGLLYVVFPGNVGGPDALFAAYERLQGAPRKESRET from the coding sequence ATGCGCCAGACGATCCTTCTCGACGATGACCCGACCGGCACGCAGACTGTCGCGGGGGTGACGGTGCTGACGGAGTGGTCGGTGGAAACCCTGGCACGGGAGCTAGAGCGGGGGAGTGCGGGCTTCTTTGTCCTGACCAACTCCCGCGCCCTGCCCACCGCCGCTGCCTACGCGCTCTACGAAGAGCTCGGGCACAATCTCAAAGCCGCGTCCGCACAGACCCAGACGCCCGTCCGCGTGCTCGCCCGCGGCGACTCGACACTGCGCGGCCACTTCCCCGCCGAGACCGATGCGCTTGACCAAGCGCTCGGGCCGCACGAGCTCACCCTGATTGTCCCCTATTTCGAGGAGGGGGAGCGGCGCACGCGCGATGATGTCCACTACGTGGGAGACACCCCCGCCGCCCAGACCCCCTTTGCTCAGGATGCGGTCTTTGGCTTTCGTAGCTCCAATCTACGCGAGTGGGTGGCAGAGAAGACCGCGGGCCGTGTCCCGGCAGGCTCGGTGGCCTCGCTCTCCCAGGCGACCCTGGAGATCGGAGCCACGGCCACGGCGGAGTTTCTTGCCGCCCTCTTGCCGCGCTCCTACTGCATCGTCAATGCAAACCAGCCCGCGCACGTCCACACGCTCGCCGAGGCGGTGGGCCTGCTGGAAGCCCGTGGCAAGCGTGTCCTCGCCCGCACCGCCGCCTCGTTTGGTGCCGCGTGCCTGGGCCAAGCGAGCGCACCGCTGGCCACGCTCTCAGAGCGCGACACCGGCCCCGGCGGGCTGATAATAGTCGGCTCCCACGTCCCTAAGACCACCGAGCAGCTTGCGTATCTGCAAGCGCATGCGAATTTCGAGGAGTATCACCTCTCCTCCCCTAAAGGCAAGGAGGGGGAGCCCGAGGACGGGGGAGAGAGAGTCGGTGACGAAGTGATGCGCCTGAGCGCCGCCCTTGCTGCGGGGCGTGATGTGCTGATCTACACTCCGCGCACCGTGGTCTCGGGCGATCTGGCGACCAGCGCGGCGTTCTCCCGGCGGCTTGTCGAGCTCGTGAAGAGCCTGACGGTGCGGCCGCGCTGGGTGCTGGCAAAGGGCGGGATCACCAGCTCGGATATCGCCACGCGGGCCCTGGGAGTGAAGCGCGCAGAGGTGGTCGGCCCGATTCTCCCTGGCGTCCCGCTCTGGCGCTTGGGCGACGAGAGCCGCTGGCCGGGGCTGCTCTACGTGGTCTTTCCCGGCAATGTCGGCGGCCCCGATGCCCTCTTCGCGGCGTATGAGCGCCTGCAGGGAGCCCCCCGCAAAGAAAGTCGAGAAACATGA
- a CDS encoding heparinase II/III domain-containing protein, translating to MRPLIWVTPADRAPILDKIATQPWAKALFTALQAGVKDDLAQHQSDRDAYLRGFPLVPSPAGPTAHPTFAYQGANGARPNQATRQKLMHFVQVGIDCGVLYFLTEDKSYAACAADILNVFTEAMVQLKPSEAVGNGGYLYPSDHLLEARILGAQIPLVYDFVASYLQAGATVYDLATRQPQRFDFEHAQTVFRRYARLALDHGLIDCNWPVLEMPSLAHNVLALDDPAERARLLAFVTQESTRHQDALKKVVGQFATPGTIWPESFQYSGGVSTLATYLVALMERQGQAAVLTASYANIPLSLARMQELRFPNGEYIRFGDGPRKSGAPYDSFEIAYALGQRVGDAKLQALFGGLLNLGIESKAYDRSKPDGHSGSANPYFAPLPLLWYAPTITGKREALTPKTTDTLPFVGAVLQRSLSPDKSPKNALMAVVSGGSHVHGHASGMALELYGKGYVLGANAGKGEYTTDEHENYRRLFAAYNTVIVNGASQGSGGWVGLGTQTVQSVGLESVPGDTPLSPSYSYSLTRFSDDKSPGAKATQERLVALVRTSPTTGYYVDIFRSRALPDTPEQFHDYLYHNLGDGVELTAEQPGLVLSDTPERFRPIPGAVWKQNGRYLWPGWHVFQKTQASGTFAGSVQAHFHAKTLPGMRLFLPGAPGREYARALAPSTHEAPAPYDSAPTPVLVVRQRGEAWSRPFAVVYEPVEGPEGKGSIVSVTPLTDEKGLAGLIVVSQLAGKTLTQHVLVRPCRIPALGLEQKGLFGIVTRQEGK from the coding sequence ATGCGTCCCCTGATCTGGGTAACGCCGGCAGACCGCGCTCCGATCCTGGACAAGATCGCGACCCAGCCCTGGGCCAAGGCGCTCTTTACCGCCCTACAAGCCGGGGTCAAGGACGATCTCGCCCAGCACCAGAGCGACCGAGATGCCTACCTGCGCGGCTTCCCGCTGGTGCCCAGCCCCGCCGGTCCTACCGCCCACCCGACCTTTGCCTACCAGGGAGCCAACGGTGCGCGCCCCAACCAGGCCACCCGACAGAAGCTGATGCACTTTGTGCAGGTGGGAATCGACTGTGGCGTGCTGTACTTCCTGACCGAGGACAAGTCCTACGCCGCCTGCGCCGCCGATATCCTGAATGTCTTCACCGAGGCCATGGTCCAGCTCAAGCCGTCGGAGGCCGTGGGCAATGGGGGCTATCTCTATCCCAGCGATCACTTGCTTGAGGCACGCATTCTTGGGGCGCAGATTCCGCTGGTCTACGACTTTGTGGCGAGCTACCTGCAAGCTGGGGCGACGGTCTACGACCTGGCGACCCGCCAGCCGCAGCGCTTCGACTTCGAGCACGCACAGACGGTCTTCCGGCGCTATGCACGGCTCGCTCTCGACCACGGGCTGATCGACTGCAACTGGCCGGTACTGGAGATGCCCAGCCTGGCGCACAATGTCCTCGCCCTCGATGACCCCGCCGAGCGGGCGCGCCTGCTTGCCTTTGTGACCCAGGAGAGCACGCGCCACCAAGACGCGCTCAAGAAGGTTGTGGGGCAGTTTGCGACGCCGGGGACGATCTGGCCGGAGTCGTTTCAGTACTCGGGCGGGGTCTCGACACTCGCGACCTACCTCGTGGCCCTGATGGAGCGCCAGGGACAGGCGGCGGTGCTCACGGCGAGCTACGCCAACATTCCGCTCTCGCTGGCGCGGATGCAAGAGCTGCGCTTTCCCAACGGGGAGTACATTCGCTTCGGGGACGGCCCCCGCAAGAGCGGTGCCCCCTACGACTCGTTTGAGATCGCCTATGCCCTCGGGCAGCGTGTGGGGGATGCCAAGCTCCAAGCACTCTTTGGGGGACTCCTCAACCTCGGTATCGAGAGCAAGGCCTACGACCGATCCAAGCCCGATGGCCACAGTGGGAGCGCCAATCCCTACTTCGCGCCCCTCCCGCTCCTCTGGTACGCCCCGACCATCACGGGCAAGCGCGAGGCTCTAACCCCCAAGACGACCGATACCCTTCCCTTTGTAGGAGCAGTTCTCCAGCGGAGTCTCTCGCCCGATAAGAGTCCCAAAAACGCCCTGATGGCCGTGGTGAGTGGGGGCTCCCATGTGCACGGGCACGCCTCGGGGATGGCGCTGGAGCTCTACGGCAAGGGGTATGTACTTGGGGCGAACGCGGGCAAGGGCGAGTACACCACCGACGAGCACGAGAACTACCGCCGCCTCTTTGCTGCCTACAACACGGTGATCGTCAATGGTGCCAGCCAGGGCTCCGGCGGCTGGGTGGGGCTGGGAACCCAGACCGTGCAGAGTGTCGGGCTGGAGTCCGTCCCCGGAGATACCCCGCTCTCGCCCTCGTACTCCTACTCCCTGACACGCTTCAGCGACGACAAGAGCCCCGGGGCGAAGGCGACCCAGGAGCGCCTCGTCGCGCTAGTGCGAACGTCGCCGACCACCGGCTACTACGTCGATATCTTCCGCTCCCGCGCCCTCCCCGATACCCCGGAGCAGTTCCACGACTATCTCTACCACAACCTAGGGGACGGGGTGGAGCTGACGGCGGAGCAGCCGGGGCTGGTGCTCTCCGATACCCCGGAGCGGTTCCGCCCGATTCCCGGCGCTGTCTGGAAGCAGAACGGGCGCTATCTCTGGCCGGGCTGGCATGTCTTTCAAAAGACCCAGGCATCGGGGACCTTTGCGGGCAGTGTCCAGGCACACTTCCACGCCAAGACACTCCCCGGGATGCGCCTCTTCCTCCCCGGCGCGCCCGGCCGTGAGTACGCCCGTGCCCTCGCTCCGTCTACCCACGAGGCACCTGCACCCTACGACAGTGCACCCACTCCCGTGCTCGTGGTCCGCCAGCGCGGCGAGGCATGGAGCCGCCCCTTCGCCGTGGTCTACGAGCCGGTCGAGGGACCAGAGGGCAAGGGAAGTATCGTCTCCGTGACGCCCCTCACCGACGAAAAAGGGCTGGCGGGGCTGATCGTGGTGAGCCAGCTCGCGGGCAAAACACTCACCCAGCATGTCCTGGTTCGCCCGTGCCGGATTCCCGCACTCGGGCTGGAGCAGAAGGGGCTGTTTGGCATTGTCACACGGCAAGAAGGGAAATAG
- a CDS encoding sulfatase family protein, with protein MNTKPNFVFFLTDDQPYNGLSCTGNTVLKTPHIDQLAAEGVLFEKAFVTTAICCCSRASLYTGQHMRRHGVEDFKTPLTAAQWQQTFPALLRQAGYRTGFLGKFAIGAPQPNSALALPADQFDLWYGFPQMIAFKQMVEGKPRYLTTIMTEKAVAFLKETKSKPEQPFCLIVALKEPHGPLDYFDPEYKDPYTNATIPPPKNLSRESFEALPEKVKSSLGATPEWFEKPATFQAALRKTYAYTSRADAAVGAICRALKEQGLDQNTVVIHLSDNGTMDGAHGLDGKWLMYEESIHVPLIIRDPRLPRSTQGRRSQMALNIDLAPTILAMAGVPIPKSMQGRDLQPILRNAKAKGRDDWYYEHTYNTDPPRKPIPKSEGVRTERWKYIRYTEEQPPLEQLFDLQTDPQEEHDLANVPAHAKTLSTLRARCDSYRKTLR; from the coding sequence ATGAACACCAAACCTAACTTCGTCTTCTTTCTCACCGACGACCAGCCCTACAATGGCCTGAGCTGCACTGGCAACACGGTCCTCAAGACCCCCCATATCGATCAGCTCGCGGCGGAGGGGGTGCTCTTTGAGAAGGCCTTTGTCACCACCGCGATCTGCTGCTGTAGCCGCGCGAGCCTCTACACCGGCCAGCACATGCGCCGCCATGGGGTGGAGGACTTCAAGACCCCGCTCACGGCCGCGCAGTGGCAGCAGACCTTCCCCGCGCTCCTGCGCCAAGCGGGCTACCGCACGGGCTTTCTAGGCAAGTTCGCCATTGGGGCACCGCAGCCCAATAGCGCCTTGGCTCTGCCCGCCGATCAGTTCGACCTCTGGTATGGCTTCCCTCAGATGATCGCTTTTAAACAAATGGTCGAGGGCAAGCCACGCTACTTGACCACCATCATGACTGAGAAAGCGGTCGCGTTTCTGAAAGAGACAAAATCAAAGCCCGAGCAGCCGTTCTGCCTGATTGTCGCGCTGAAGGAGCCGCACGGGCCGCTGGACTACTTCGACCCAGAGTACAAAGACCCCTACACCAACGCGACTATTCCGCCGCCAAAGAACCTGAGCAGGGAGTCGTTTGAGGCCCTCCCCGAGAAGGTCAAGAGCAGCCTGGGAGCAACTCCGGAGTGGTTTGAGAAGCCCGCGACCTTCCAGGCGGCGCTGCGCAAGACCTACGCCTACACCAGCCGCGCCGATGCCGCCGTGGGGGCGATCTGCCGGGCGCTCAAAGAGCAGGGGCTGGATCAGAACACGGTCGTGATCCACCTGTCAGACAATGGCACGATGGACGGTGCCCATGGCCTCGACGGCAAGTGGCTGATGTACGAGGAGTCGATCCATGTTCCGCTCATCATCCGCGACCCGCGCCTGCCACGGTCCACCCAAGGGCGGCGCTCGCAGATGGCCCTCAATATCGACCTGGCCCCGACAATTCTCGCGATGGCGGGCGTCCCGATCCCGAAAAGTATGCAGGGCCGCGACCTCCAGCCGATCCTACGCAACGCCAAGGCCAAGGGGCGCGACGACTGGTACTACGAGCATACCTACAACACCGACCCGCCGCGCAAGCCGATCCCCAAGAGCGAGGGAGTCCGCACCGAGCGCTGGAAGTACATCCGCTACACCGAGGAGCAACCCCCGCTGGAGCAGCTCTTCGATCTGCAGACCGACCCGCAGGAGGAACACGATCTTGCAAACGTCCCCGCGCATGCAAAAACGCTCAGCACCCTCCGCGCCCGCTGCGATAGCTACCGAAAGACCCTGCGATAA
- a CDS encoding metal-sensitive transcriptional regulator — MEPQGDARRKLKQRLNRIAGQVAGIQRMVDEDRYCVDILTQIAAVRSALDSVGVELLTEHVSSCVIGHGTESEHECAKPMTQEQLVEEVKTVLGRFLK, encoded by the coding sequence ATGGAACCCCAGGGAGACGCTCGTCGTAAGCTTAAGCAGCGCCTAAACCGCATCGCCGGACAGGTGGCGGGGATTCAGCGCATGGTGGACGAGGACCGCTACTGCGTGGATATCCTCACCCAGATCGCTGCCGTCCGCTCCGCCCTGGATAGTGTCGGGGTTGAGCTCCTCACCGAGCATGTCAGCTCCTGTGTGATCGGGCACGGCACCGAGAGCGAGCACGAGTGCGCCAAGCCCATGACCCAAGAGCAGCTGGTCGAGGAAGTGAAGACAGTCCTTGGCCGGTTCCTGAAATAG
- a CDS encoding heavy metal translocating P-type ATPase: MTASAEETVDLAIQGMSCAACARRIERQLTRAEGVQEAQVNYATHRARVSFDPTASSLPALIGIVVDTGYGASLLQRPEAALEAEEKARAEELKDLTRRFAVSVSLTVPLLTLAMAHGRIAFAGMNLVQLLLAAPVLAYGGAHFFRGAWKALRSRSSDMNSLVALGSGAAFGYSVLATLFPAAFQPSGHAHHAAMPAVYFEAAAAIITFLLLGRLLEARAKGKTGEAIKKLLGLQPKTARVLREGNELEIPIEAVAKGELVLVRPGEKIPVDGVVEGGASSVDESMLTGESLPVAKARGDEVFGATLNTTGSLQVRATHVGLDTAIAQIVKLVQDAQGSRAPIARLADTVSGYFTPVVLTIAVLTFVLWFWLAPAETRLTLAFVNAVSVLVIACPCALGLATPTAILVGTGKGAQLGILIKGGAALEQAHKLTTVVLDKTGTVTEGKPALTNLTAFALPEDDILRLIAAVEALSEHPLAAAIVGAAKARGLTIPPAEAFEAVPGRGVRAQVEGQVVLIGNQAFLAEQGIATDATHTEAERLATEGKTPIFVAVSGTLAAVLAVADPIKPTSQDAIARLKRLGLEVVLLTGDNKKTAEAVAAQVGITRVVAEVLPEGKVAELKRLQGMGQIVGMVGDGINDAPALAQADIGIAIGTGTDVAIEASDITLIKGDLQGVVNAIALSKATMTTIKQNLFWAFIYNMIGIPLAAGLLYPFNGWLLSPIFASAAMSLSSVSVVVNSLRLKSFKA; encoded by the coding sequence ATGACTGCCAGCGCGGAAGAAACGGTAGACCTCGCCATCCAGGGGATGTCGTGCGCGGCCTGCGCTCGGCGGATCGAGCGGCAGCTCACGCGGGCGGAGGGGGTGCAGGAGGCACAGGTCAACTACGCCACGCACCGGGCGCGGGTGAGCTTCGATCCCACGGCGTCCTCGCTCCCGGCCCTGATCGGTATTGTCGTGGACACCGGCTATGGGGCGTCCCTGCTCCAGCGCCCCGAGGCTGCCCTTGAGGCGGAAGAGAAGGCGCGTGCCGAGGAGCTCAAAGACCTCACCCGCCGCTTTGCTGTCTCCGTGAGCCTCACGGTTCCGCTCCTGACCCTGGCGATGGCACATGGCAGGATCGCGTTTGCCGGGATGAATCTCGTGCAGCTACTCTTGGCGGCACCGGTGCTTGCCTACGGCGGAGCGCACTTTTTCCGTGGGGCCTGGAAGGCGCTCCGAAGCCGCAGCTCGGACATGAACTCGCTCGTCGCGCTGGGCTCGGGGGCGGCCTTTGGCTACTCCGTGCTGGCGACCCTCTTCCCCGCCGCGTTTCAGCCGTCGGGCCACGCCCACCATGCCGCCATGCCCGCGGTCTACTTTGAGGCGGCGGCGGCGATCATCACCTTCCTCCTCCTGGGCAGGCTCTTAGAGGCGCGCGCCAAGGGCAAGACCGGTGAGGCGATCAAGAAGCTACTGGGCCTCCAGCCCAAGACCGCCCGCGTGCTTCGTGAGGGCAACGAGCTGGAGATTCCCATCGAGGCCGTGGCCAAGGGAGAGCTCGTGCTCGTGCGACCCGGCGAGAAGATCCCTGTCGATGGCGTTGTCGAGGGAGGCGCGTCCTCGGTGGACGAGTCGATGCTAACGGGCGAGAGCCTGCCGGTTGCCAAAGCGCGAGGCGATGAGGTCTTTGGGGCGACCCTGAACACGACTGGCTCTCTCCAGGTGAGAGCGACCCATGTCGGGCTGGACACGGCCATCGCCCAGATCGTCAAGCTGGTGCAGGATGCCCAGGGCTCCCGTGCGCCTATCGCCCGCCTCGCCGATACTGTGAGTGGGTACTTCACCCCGGTTGTCTTGACGATCGCTGTGCTGACCTTTGTGCTCTGGTTCTGGCTCGCCCCCGCGGAGACGCGCCTCACCCTGGCCTTTGTCAATGCGGTCTCCGTCCTGGTGATCGCCTGCCCCTGCGCGCTTGGGCTCGCCACTCCCACCGCGATCCTGGTGGGCACGGGCAAGGGAGCGCAGCTAGGCATCTTGATCAAGGGCGGCGCGGCGCTGGAGCAGGCCCACAAGCTGACCACGGTTGTCTTGGACAAGACCGGCACGGTGACGGAGGGGAAGCCCGCTCTGACCAACCTGACTGCCTTTGCGCTGCCCGAAGACGATATCCTGCGGCTTATTGCGGCGGTCGAGGCCCTGAGCGAGCACCCGCTCGCGGCTGCAATCGTGGGTGCCGCTAAGGCGCGAGGCCTGACGATTCCCCCCGCGGAGGCATTTGAGGCCGTTCCAGGGCGGGGTGTCCGGGCGCAGGTCGAGGGCCAGGTGGTGCTGATCGGGAACCAGGCGTTTCTTGCGGAGCAGGGGATCGCCACGGATGCCACCCACACCGAGGCAGAGCGCCTCGCCACGGAGGGCAAGACCCCGATCTTTGTCGCTGTCTCGGGGACGCTCGCCGCGGTCTTGGCGGTTGCGGACCCGATCAAGCCGACCTCCCAGGACGCGATCGCCCGGCTGAAGCGGCTTGGGCTTGAGGTGGTCTTGCTGACCGGGGACAACAAAAAGACCGCGGAGGCGGTCGCCGCGCAGGTTGGGATCACCCGGGTGGTCGCCGAGGTGCTCCCCGAGGGGAAAGTGGCGGAGCTCAAGCGACTCCAAGGGATGGGACAGATCGTGGGAATGGTCGGGGATGGGATCAACGATGCCCCCGCGCTCGCCCAGGCCGATATCGGGATCGCTATCGGGACGGGGACAGATGTGGCGATCGAGGCGTCGGACATTACCCTGATCAAGGGAGACCTCCAGGGGGTGGTAAACGCGATCGCTCTGAGTAAGGCGACGATGACCACGATTAAGCAGAACCTCTTCTGGGCGTTTATCTACAACATGATCGGAATCCCGCTCGCCGCCGGGCTGCTCTACCCGTTCAACGGCTGGTTGCTCTCGCCGATCTTTGCCAGCGCCGCCATGAGCCTCTCGTCGGTCTCGGTGGTGGTCAATAGCCTGCGGCTGAAGAGCTTTAAAGCCTGA
- a CDS encoding heavy-metal-associated domain-containing protein, with protein sequence MKITTFTAPEIECQGCASAIKKSVGAIAGVSEVQVDVDAKRVTIQHEDATPVSAITAAVEKAGFSALEA encoded by the coding sequence ATGAAGATAACGACCTTTACCGCCCCGGAGATCGAGTGCCAGGGCTGCGCCAGTGCCATCAAGAAGTCCGTGGGGGCTATCGCGGGAGTCAGCGAGGTCCAGGTGGACGTGGATGCCAAGCGTGTCACGATCCAGCACGAGGACGCCACTCCGGTGAGCGCGATCACCGCTGCCGTGGAAAAAGCCGGCTTCTCCGCCTTGGAGGCCTGA
- a CDS encoding alpha-L-fucosidase, which yields MSTLPTKTFQPTFESLTTFQCPEWFRDAKFGIWAHWGPQAVPMFGDWYARHLYHQGHKQYEHHLKTYGHPSVFGFKDIIPLWRAERFDPERLMALYKAAGARYFVSMGVHHDNFDLWRSTHQPWNATAQGPKRDIVGEWQAAARRHGLKFGVSEHLGASFTWWQGSHGSDKTGPLAGVPYDGADPQWQGLYHLPAQPGDTTWYSTDPRWARHWLARITDLVDQYKPDLLYSDGALPFGEVGRTLLAHFYNTVPDAVYNLKDWTHNPGHGEYVEGIGVQDVERGGLAAIKPAPWQTDTSIGDWFYNTDWKANDTGTMYRSAKWVLHTLIDVVSKNGNLLLNVIQRPDGSLDPEVEALLAELAAWMEVNGQAIHETRPWRVYGEGQTQTEPGHFKEDFAFTASDIRFTQAKDGSVLYALALGWPESNTLTLKSLSGHPVEYVELLGYPGSLAFQQTDHGLQVTLPNVPPSPIACVLKLR from the coding sequence ATGAGTACCCTACCGACGAAGACCTTTCAGCCGACCTTTGAGTCGCTCACCACGTTTCAGTGCCCCGAGTGGTTTCGGGACGCAAAGTTTGGAATCTGGGCACACTGGGGCCCCCAAGCGGTTCCGATGTTCGGCGACTGGTACGCCCGGCACCTGTACCACCAAGGTCATAAGCAGTACGAGCACCACCTAAAAACCTATGGTCACCCGTCGGTGTTTGGCTTCAAGGACATTATTCCCCTCTGGAGAGCCGAGCGCTTCGATCCCGAGCGGCTGATGGCACTCTACAAGGCCGCGGGGGCGCGCTACTTTGTGAGCATGGGAGTCCACCACGACAACTTCGATCTCTGGCGCTCGACCCACCAGCCCTGGAACGCAACCGCACAGGGGCCAAAGCGGGATATTGTCGGGGAGTGGCAGGCTGCGGCAAGGCGCCACGGGCTCAAGTTCGGGGTCTCCGAGCACCTTGGGGCGAGCTTTACGTGGTGGCAGGGGAGCCATGGGAGCGACAAGACCGGGCCGCTTGCCGGTGTCCCCTACGACGGAGCAGACCCGCAGTGGCAGGGGCTCTACCACCTTCCCGCGCAGCCGGGCGACACGACCTGGTACAGCACCGACCCACGCTGGGCCCGGCACTGGCTCGCCCGGATCACGGACCTGGTGGACCAGTACAAGCCCGACCTGCTCTACTCCGACGGCGCCCTGCCCTTTGGCGAGGTCGGTCGTACCCTGCTCGCGCATTTTTACAACACCGTCCCCGATGCCGTCTACAACCTCAAGGACTGGACCCACAACCCCGGCCACGGCGAGTACGTGGAGGGAATCGGGGTGCAGGATGTCGAGCGTGGAGGGCTCGCCGCCATCAAGCCTGCTCCCTGGCAGACCGACACATCGATTGGGGACTGGTTCTACAATACGGACTGGAAGGCCAACGACACGGGAACCATGTACCGCTCCGCCAAGTGGGTTCTCCACACCTTGATCGATGTGGTCAGTAAGAACGGCAACCTCCTCCTCAATGTCATCCAGCGCCCCGATGGCTCGCTCGATCCCGAGGTAGAGGCGCTTCTGGCCGAGCTGGCCGCCTGGATGGAGGTCAATGGCCAAGCGATCCATGAGACACGTCCCTGGAGAGTCTACGGCGAGGGCCAGACCCAGACCGAGCCGGGCCACTTTAAGGAGGACTTCGCCTTCACGGCCTCGGACATTCGCTTTACCCAGGCAAAAGACGGCTCCGTGCTCTACGCCCTGGCCTTGGGCTGGCCGGAGAGCAACACGCTTACCCTCAAATCCCTCAGCGGGCATCCTGTAGAGTACGTCGAGCTGCTGGGTTATCCCGGCTCGCTGGCGTTCCAGCAGACCGACCACGGCCTGCAAGTGACGCTTCCCAACGTCCCTCCAAGCCCGATTGCCTGTGTCTTGAAACTACGATGA